A window from Gemmatimonadales bacterium encodes these proteins:
- a CDS encoding TldD/PmbA family protein: MALTRREFVKQTSAAAAAAGLVTPAMARPLPQADASVRELALLALDAARSAGASYADVRVHHVRNQSVSTRENRVTGLNDGESFGFGVRVLVNGAWGFSASSDLSRVEVQRVARAAAAQARANRRATQRPVVLAPSDPVPDGRWASPIRIDPFTVPIEQKVDLLLRANAEALRVRGARFVNSNMFFVKDERTYANTDGTFTVQSIYRSNPGMNVTAVASDNSDFQSRASDEVQAMGLGYEHLEQSRFVEQAPRWAEEAVQKLSARTVTPDRYDLILHPNHLWLTIHESVAHPLELDRALGYEANYAGTSFVAPPERMINQFRYGTDLMNIQADRRQEGALATIGWDDDGVPADQWLLIQNGIVKDYQTTREQVAWISNLTGVTRSHGCSYAQGWDDVQFQRMPNVSLLPGEPDLMAEDLIAATDRGIYILGRGAYSIDHQRYNFQFGGQVFYEIRGGRIVGMLKDVTYQARTPEFWNSMDLIGGRRSYFIGGSFNDGKGQPGQSNAVSHGCVPARFRNVNVINTGRGL, encoded by the coding sequence ATGGCGCTGACTCGTCGGGAGTTTGTCAAGCAGACCTCGGCTGCGGCCGCTGCCGCGGGCCTCGTGACCCCTGCGATGGCGCGGCCGCTGCCCCAGGCTGACGCGTCCGTCAGGGAGCTGGCTCTCCTCGCCCTCGACGCCGCGCGCAGTGCCGGCGCGAGCTACGCCGACGTGCGCGTCCACCACGTGCGCAACCAGTCGGTCAGCACCCGCGAGAACCGCGTCACCGGTCTCAATGACGGCGAATCGTTCGGCTTCGGGGTCCGGGTGCTGGTGAACGGCGCCTGGGGCTTCTCGGCGAGCAGCGACCTCTCGCGCGTCGAGGTCCAGCGCGTGGCCCGAGCCGCCGCCGCCCAGGCGCGCGCCAACCGCCGGGCCACCCAGCGGCCCGTCGTCCTCGCCCCGTCCGACCCGGTCCCGGACGGCCGCTGGGCGAGCCCGATCCGCATCGACCCGTTCACCGTGCCGATCGAGCAGAAGGTGGACCTGCTGCTCCGCGCCAACGCCGAAGCGCTCCGGGTGCGAGGCGCGCGGTTCGTCAACTCGAACATGTTCTTCGTGAAGGACGAGCGGACCTACGCCAATACCGACGGCACCTTCACCGTCCAGTCCATCTACCGGTCGAACCCGGGGATGAACGTCACGGCCGTAGCGTCCGACAACTCCGACTTCCAGAGCCGCGCCTCCGACGAGGTGCAGGCCATGGGCCTGGGGTACGAGCACCTCGAGCAGAGCCGGTTCGTGGAGCAGGCGCCGCGCTGGGCGGAAGAGGCGGTGCAGAAGCTCAGCGCGCGCACCGTGACCCCCGACCGCTACGACCTCATCCTCCATCCGAACCACCTCTGGCTCACGATCCACGAGTCGGTCGCGCACCCGCTCGAGCTTGACCGCGCCCTCGGCTACGAGGCCAACTACGCCGGCACCAGCTTCGTCGCACCGCCGGAGCGGATGATCAACCAGTTCCGGTACGGCACCGACCTCATGAACATCCAGGCGGACCGCCGGCAGGAGGGTGCGCTCGCCACCATCGGGTGGGACGACGACGGCGTCCCGGCCGACCAGTGGCTGCTCATCCAGAACGGCATCGTGAAGGACTACCAGACCACCCGCGAGCAGGTGGCGTGGATCTCGAACCTCACCGGCGTCACGCGCTCCCACGGCTGCTCGTACGCGCAGGGGTGGGACGACGTGCAGTTCCAGCGGATGCCGAACGTCTCGCTCCTCCCCGGCGAACCCGACCTCATGGCCGAGGACCTGATCGCCGCGACGGACCGCGGCATCTATATCCTCGGTCGCGGCGCCTACTCGATCGACCACCAGCGCTACAACTTCCAGTTCGGCGGGCAGGTCTTCTACGAGATCCGCGGCGGGCGCATCGTGGGGATGCTGAAGGACGTGACCTACCAGGCGCGCACCCCCGAGTTCTGGAACTCGATGGACCTGATCGGCGGGCGGCGGTCGTACTTCATCGGTGGCTCGTTCAACGACGGGAAGGGGCAGCCCGGGCAGTCGAATGCGGTGAGCCACGGCTGTGTCCCGGCGCGTTTCCGCAACGTGAACGTGATCAACACGGGGCGTGGCCTGTGA